In Bufo gargarizans isolate SCDJY-AF-19 chromosome 6, ASM1485885v1, whole genome shotgun sequence, a single genomic region encodes these proteins:
- the LOC122940446 gene encoding uncharacterized protein LOC122940446 codes for MPKWDVERLITLVQERPELWDTRTNVYLDRVKEEVASEKVARLMRCAEWEKADARGRAELVKKTKTRWNSCRDQFRRECNKRGWSGEGSSRKRAYIYSSQLQFLRPVMDLRPTVDNLEEPEDSDVGGEETAPVFSPEPSPTPTPAEESTQPAMATTVVTEGSPQTSPQRRPRTRRSARQQTSGLVTLEIIDARVIEFLAQRRS; via the exons ATGCCAAAGTGGGATGTTGAAAGGCTAATAACCTTGGTGCAGGAAAGGCCCGAGCTGTGGGACACACGCACCAATGTGTATCTGGATCGGGTGAAGGAGGAGGTTGCCTCAGAGAAAGTGGCACGGCTTATGAGGTGTGCAGAATGGGAAAAAGCCGACGCCAGGGGTCGTGCAGAATTAG TTAAAAAAACTAAGACCCGCTGGAACAGTTGCCGCGACCAATTCCGGCGTGAGTGCAACAAAAGGGGCTGGAGTGGTGAGGGCTCATCACGAAAAAGGGCATACATCTATTCCTCCCAGCTTCAATTTCTGAGGCCGGTGATGGACTTGAGGCC tactgtggacaaccTGGAAGAACCCGAGGACTCGGATGTTGGTGGAGAGGAAACTGCTCCTGTTTTTTCGCCAGAGCCAAGTCCCACACCAACACCAGCTGAAGAGTCCACTCAACCAGCTATGGCAACAACAGTCGTGACAGAAGGGAGTCCTCAGACATCCCCACAGCGCCGGCCAAGGACAAGGAGGAGTGCCCGCCAGCAAACCTCTGGGCTAGTAACTCTGGAAATTATTGATGCCCGGGTCATTGAGTTTCTAGCCCAGAggaggagttag